The following are from one region of the Candidatus Eisenbacteria bacterium genome:
- the rpsG gene encoding 30S ribosomal protein S7: protein MPRKGSVPRHDLPGDPRFDNVLVTRIINAIMSAGKRSVAERTFYGAMDIVEQKGGQDAMTVLKQAMTNVKPVLEVKSRRVGGANYQVPVEVRPDRRNALAIRWLILYSRQRTDHSFTEKFANEVLAASRNEGGAVKKREDTHKMAEANKAFAHYRW, encoded by the coding sequence ATGCCTCGTAAAGGCTCAGTTCCGCGGCACGATCTGCCGGGGGACCCCAGATTCGACAACGTGCTCGTCACGCGCATCATCAACGCGATCATGAGTGCGGGGAAGCGTTCCGTTGCCGAGCGCACGTTCTATGGCGCCATGGACATCGTCGAGCAGAAGGGCGGTCAGGATGCCATGACCGTTCTGAAGCAGGCGATGACCAACGTCAAGCCGGTGCTCGAAGTGAAGTCTCGTCGTGTCGGCGGCGCCAATTATCAGGTGCCCGTCGAAGTGCGACCGGACCGTCGCAACGCGCTCGCGATCCGCTGGCTCATTCTGTATTCGCGTCAGCGCACGGATCACTCGTTCACGGAGAAGTTCGCGAACGAGGTCCTGGCCGCGTCCCGGAACGAAGGTGGCGCAGTCAAGAAGCGCGAAGACACGCACAAGATGGCCGAGGCCAACAAGGCCTTCGCACACTACCGCTGGTAA
- a CDS encoding 30S ribosomal protein S12, which produces MPTLNQLVRHGRKPVKTKTGAPALKGAPQKRGVCTRVYTTTPKKPNSALRKVARVRLQNGIEVTCYIPGEGHNLQEHSIVLVRGGRVKDLPGVRYHIVRGALDASGVNGRKQSRSKYGTKSK; this is translated from the coding sequence GTGCCTACGTTGAACCAGCTTGTCCGCCACGGGCGGAAGCCGGTGAAGACGAAGACCGGTGCGCCTGCGCTCAAGGGGGCTCCCCAGAAGCGCGGGGTCTGCACTCGTGTCTACACGACCACGCCCAAGAAGCCGAACTCGGCGCTACGCAAGGTGGCACGTGTGCGGTTGCAGAACGGGATCGAGGTGACGTGCTACATCCCGGGCGAGGGGCACAACCTGCAGGAGCACTCGATCGTGCTGGTGCGGGGAGGTCGTGTGAAGGACCTGCCGGGTGTCCGGTACCACATCGTGCGCGGCGCACTCGACGCCAGCGGCGTGAACGGACGCAAGCAGAGCCGGTCCAAGTACGGCACGAAGTCGAAGTAA
- the tuf gene encoding elongation factor Tu, producing the protein MAKAKFERNKPHVNVGTIGHVDHGKTTLTAAITMVLSQNNPKIMVRDYGSIDNAPEERERGITIATAHVEYETANRHYAHVDCPGHADYVKNMITGAAQMDGAILVVSAADGPMPQTREHILLARQVGVPFIVVFMNKCDMVDDPELLELVELEIRELLKKYEFPGDDIPVIRGSAKVAMDAGGKDAKANEPILKLMEAVDNYIPTPERATEKPLLMAVEDVFSISGRGTVATGRMERGKVKVGDKVELVGLRETRDTVVTGVEMFRKSMDEAMAGDNVGLLLRGIEKTDVERGMCVVWPKSITPHTKFKGSVYVLTKEEGGRHTPFFNGYRPQFYFRTTDVTGVATLPAGREMVMPGDNVDMEVELITPIAMEDGLRFAIREGGRTVGAGVVVSIIQ; encoded by the coding sequence ATGGCGAAGGCGAAATTTGAGCGAAACAAGCCGCACGTGAACGTGGGAACGATCGGGCACGTGGACCATGGGAAGACGACGCTGACGGCGGCGATCACGATGGTGCTGTCGCAGAACAACCCGAAGATCATGGTTCGTGACTACGGATCGATCGACAACGCGCCGGAAGAGCGGGAGCGCGGGATCACGATCGCGACGGCGCACGTGGAGTACGAGACGGCGAACCGTCACTACGCGCACGTGGACTGCCCGGGACACGCGGACTACGTGAAGAACATGATCACGGGAGCCGCGCAGATGGACGGCGCGATCCTGGTGGTGAGTGCAGCGGACGGCCCGATGCCTCAGACGCGGGAGCACATTCTACTGGCGCGCCAGGTGGGAGTGCCGTTCATCGTGGTGTTCATGAACAAGTGCGACATGGTGGACGATCCGGAGTTGCTGGAGCTGGTGGAGCTGGAGATCCGGGAGCTGTTGAAGAAGTACGAGTTCCCGGGCGACGACATTCCGGTGATCCGCGGCTCGGCGAAGGTGGCGATGGACGCGGGCGGCAAGGACGCGAAGGCGAACGAGCCGATCCTGAAGCTGATGGAAGCGGTGGACAACTACATTCCGACGCCGGAGCGCGCGACGGAGAAGCCGCTGCTGATGGCGGTGGAGGACGTGTTCTCGATCTCGGGTCGCGGGACGGTGGCGACGGGTCGAATGGAGCGCGGGAAGGTGAAGGTGGGCGACAAGGTGGAGCTGGTGGGCCTGCGCGAGACGCGCGACACGGTGGTGACGGGCGTCGAGATGTTCCGCAAGTCGATGGACGAGGCGATGGCCGGAGACAACGTGGGGCTGTTGCTGCGCGGGATCGAGAAGACGGACGTGGAGCGCGGGATGTGCGTGGTGTGGCCGAAGTCGATCACGCCGCACACGAAGTTCAAGGGGTCGGTGTACGTGTTGACGAAGGAGGAGGGCGGTCGGCATACGCCGTTCTTCAACGGGTACCGGCCGCAGTTCTACTTCCGGACGACGGACGTGACGGGGGTGGCGACGCTGCCCGCGGGACGCGAGATGGTGATGCCGGGAGACAACGTGGACATGGAAGTGGAGCTGATCACGCCGATCGCGATGGAGGATGGACTCCGGTTCGCGATCCGCGAGGGTGGCCGCACGGTCGGCGCCGGCGTCGTCGTCTCCATCATCCAGTAG
- the rplC gene encoding 50S ribosomal protein L3 produces MIGLIGKKVGMTQIYNERGDVLPVTVIEAGPCTVTEVRTPERNGYSAVQLGFGTNKESRFLRPVLGQFKTRNLPPSRYVKEFRVEDASEFQPGQSLTVSLFEPGQSVDVQGVTKGRGFQGVVKRYGFVSGHASHGPTFGKQPGSIGASAFPSRVIKGKRLPGRMGGVNLTINNLKVVAIDTEQNLLLVRGAVPGPVNGLVFVKKRVVR; encoded by the coding sequence ATGATTGGATTGATCGGTAAGAAAGTGGGCATGACCCAGATCTACAACGAGAGGGGCGATGTCCTTCCCGTGACCGTGATCGAGGCCGGCCCGTGCACGGTGACCGAAGTGCGCACTCCCGAGCGCAACGGCTACTCGGCGGTGCAGCTCGGCTTCGGCACCAACAAAGAGAGTCGCTTTCTGCGCCCGGTGCTCGGGCAGTTCAAGACGCGCAATCTGCCGCCGTCGCGGTACGTGAAGGAATTCCGAGTCGAGGATGCCTCCGAATTCCAGCCCGGCCAGAGCCTCACGGTCTCGCTGTTCGAGCCCGGACAGAGCGTCGACGTCCAGGGCGTCACGAAAGGCCGCGGCTTCCAGGGCGTCGTCAAGCGCTACGGCTTCGTCAGCGGTCACGCTTCGCACGGACCCACGTTCGGCAAGCAGCCGGGCTCGATCGGCGCATCGGCGTTCCCGTCGCGCGTCATCAAGGGCAAGCGTCTGCCGGGCCGCATGGGTGGCGTCAACCTGACCATCAACAACCTCAAGGTCGTGGCGATCGACACCGAGCAGAACCTGCTGCTGGTTCGCGGCGCGGTGCCGGGCCCCGTCAATGGCCTGGTGTTCGTGAAGAAGCGGGTGGTGCGATGA
- the fusA gene encoding elongation factor G — MARQTPLNRYRNIGIMAHIDAGKTTLTERVLFYTGRIHRTGEVHEGGATMDWMEQERERGITITSAATTCMWRDHRINIIDTPGHVDFTVEVERSLRVLDGAVAVFCAVGGVEPQSETVWRQADKYKVPRIAFVNKMDRVGADFENVIKMMRERLGAKPVPIHVPMFAGDIFQGTIDLVEMKAITYDEGSQGTKIDIHDIPRDLVESANKARFQLLEAVAEFDEQLLDDYLHEKPYTSDDLRRALRNGTIKGEITPVLCGSAFKNKGVQRLLDAVVDLLPAPVDMPPVMGQSLPDFLHVERKPDDTEAFSALAFKIMTDPYVGRLTFFRVYSGAVKSGDTVLNAATGRNERIGRLVQMHANKREEISEVFAGDIAAGIGFKKVTTGNTLCDTDRPLALESMHFPEPVVDVAIEPKSKVDEEKMSNALQRLSEEDPTFRVRTDEETSQTVISGMGELHLEIIVDRMMREFGVQANVGKPQVAYRETISTSAEQRHRFIRQTGGKGMFADVRIRVEPQEPGKGFEFVNDIVGGSIPKEYIPAVEKGIEEALKGGVVAGFPLVDIKVTLFDGSYHEVDSSEMAFKIAGSIAFKEACNKAKPRLLEPIMDVEVVVPEEYMGDIIGDLSSRRGRIGGMFTRSEARVIAASVPLAEMFGYATRMRSISQGRAVYSMQFSRYETLPAAVAEEIVAKVKG, encoded by the coding sequence ATGGCTCGGCAGACTCCGCTCAATCGATACCGGAACATCGGGATCATGGCCCATATCGACGCCGGCAAGACCACCTTGACCGAGCGCGTGTTGTTCTATACGGGCCGCATCCACCGCACGGGCGAAGTCCACGAGGGCGGCGCCACGATGGACTGGATGGAGCAGGAGCGTGAGCGCGGGATCACCATCACCTCGGCCGCGACGACCTGCATGTGGCGCGATCACCGCATCAACATCATCGACACGCCCGGACACGTCGACTTCACGGTCGAGGTCGAGCGCAGCCTGCGCGTTCTCGACGGAGCGGTCGCGGTGTTCTGTGCGGTCGGCGGCGTGGAGCCTCAGTCCGAGACCGTGTGGCGGCAGGCCGACAAGTACAAAGTCCCGCGCATCGCGTTCGTCAACAAAATGGACCGCGTCGGCGCGGACTTCGAAAACGTCATCAAGATGATGCGCGAGCGGCTCGGGGCCAAGCCGGTGCCGATCCACGTGCCGATGTTCGCCGGCGACATCTTCCAGGGCACCATCGATCTGGTCGAGATGAAGGCGATCACCTACGACGAAGGCTCGCAGGGCACCAAGATCGACATCCACGACATTCCGCGCGACCTGGTCGAATCTGCGAACAAGGCGCGTTTCCAACTGCTCGAAGCGGTGGCGGAGTTCGACGAGCAGCTGCTCGACGACTACCTGCACGAGAAGCCCTACACCTCCGACGATCTCCGACGTGCGCTGCGCAACGGCACGATCAAGGGTGAGATCACGCCGGTGCTGTGCGGCTCCGCGTTCAAGAACAAGGGCGTTCAGCGGCTGCTCGATGCGGTCGTCGATTTGCTGCCTGCTCCGGTCGACATGCCGCCGGTGATGGGTCAGTCGCTGCCCGATTTCCTGCACGTCGAACGCAAGCCCGACGACACGGAAGCGTTCTCGGCGCTGGCATTCAAGATCATGACCGACCCCTACGTCGGCCGTCTGACCTTCTTCCGCGTCTATTCGGGCGCCGTCAAGAGCGGCGACACCGTGCTCAACGCCGCGACCGGTCGCAACGAGCGCATCGGTCGTCTGGTGCAGATGCACGCGAACAAGCGTGAGGAGATCAGCGAGGTGTTCGCCGGCGACATCGCGGCCGGCATCGGCTTCAAGAAGGTCACGACCGGCAATACGCTGTGCGACACCGACCGACCGCTCGCGCTCGAATCCATGCACTTCCCCGAGCCGGTCGTCGACGTTGCAATCGAACCCAAGTCGAAGGTGGACGAGGAGAAGATGTCCAATGCGCTGCAGCGTCTGTCCGAAGAGGACCCGACGTTCCGTGTGCGCACCGACGAGGAGACGTCGCAGACCGTCATCTCCGGCATGGGCGAGCTTCACCTCGAGATCATCGTGGACCGGATGATGCGCGAGTTCGGCGTGCAGGCGAACGTCGGCAAGCCTCAGGTCGCGTATCGCGAAACCATTTCGACTTCGGCCGAGCAGCGGCACCGCTTCATCCGGCAGACCGGTGGTAAGGGCATGTTCGCCGACGTGAGGATCCGAGTGGAACCGCAGGAGCCCGGCAAGGGCTTCGAGTTCGTGAACGACATCGTGGGCGGCTCGATCCCGAAGGAGTACATCCCGGCGGTCGAGAAGGGCATCGAGGAAGCGCTCAAGGGCGGCGTCGTCGCGGGCTTCCCGCTCGTCGACATCAAGGTCACACTGTTCGACGGCTCGTACCACGAGGTCGACTCGTCCGAAATGGCATTCAAGATCGCGGGTTCGATCGCGTTCAAGGAGGCGTGCAACAAAGCCAAACCGCGCCTGCTCGAACCGATCATGGACGTCGAGGTGGTGGTGCCCGAGGAGTACATGGGCGACATCATCGGCGACCTCTCGTCGCGCCGTGGCCGCATCGGCGGCATGTTCACGCGCTCGGAAGCGCGCGTGATCGCCGCATCGGTGCCGCTCGCGGAAATGTTCGGCTATGCGACGCGCATGCGCTCGATTTCTCAGGGTCGTGCCGTCTATTCCATGCAGTTCTCGCGCTACGAGACGCTCCCGGCGGCGGTCGCCGAGGAAATCGTGGCGAAGGTCAAAGGCTAG
- the rpsJ gene encoding 30S ribosomal protein S10 yields the protein MLLQKIRIKLKAYDHATLDQSAAEIVRTARRTGAMTSGPVPLPTQKTIWTVLRSPHVDKKSREQFERRVHKRLIDITRSTPQTMEALEKLDIPAGVDIEIKT from the coding sequence ATGCTGCTCCAGAAGATTCGCATCAAGCTCAAGGCTTACGATCACGCGACGCTCGACCAGTCGGCGGCCGAGATCGTGCGTACGGCGCGACGTACCGGAGCGATGACCTCGGGTCCGGTTCCGCTCCCGACTCAGAAGACGATCTGGACGGTGCTGCGCAGCCCGCACGTCGACAAGAAGTCGCGCGAGCAGTTCGAGCGACGCGTGCACAAGCGGCTCATCGACATCACGCGCTCCACCCCTCAGACCATGGAAGCACTCGAGAAGCTCGACATCCCTGCCGGTGTCGACATCGAGATCAAAACCTAG